A stretch of Triticum aestivum cultivar Chinese Spring chromosome 1D, IWGSC CS RefSeq v2.1, whole genome shotgun sequence DNA encodes these proteins:
- the LOC123180926 gene encoding probable E3 ubiquitin-protein ligase XERICO has protein sequence MVTTMGHVVALLSAALSGSGSGGVVGCGRHDDHYHSGGCCVCISRFRDGEDIRSLPCGHAFHRQCVDRWLALCRRTCPLCRLHVGGVTDEHQLSDDLVIWFSSLFVAGL, from the coding sequence atggtgACGACGATGGGGCACGTGGTGGCGCTCCTCTCCGCTGCcctctccggctccggctccggcggcgtGGTCGGCTGCGGTCGCCACGACGACCACTACCACTCGGGCGGCTGCTGCGTGTGCATATCGAGGTTCCGCGACGGGGAGGACATACGCAGCCTGCCGTGCGGCCACGCCTTCCACCGGCAATGCGTCGACAGGTGGTTGGCGCTGTGCCGCCGGACCTGCCCGCTCTGCCGCCTGCACGTCGGCGGCGTGACAGATGAGCACCAGCTCAGCGACGACCTCGTCATCTGGTTCTCTTC